One Akkermansiaceae bacterium genomic region harbors:
- a CDS encoding BrxE family protein, whose protein sequence is MHVSETNHLVTSMGLSKLAALVGTLGSSDYAGWWNCSFLSPTGIATLEFNFPRTAISAAVSATSKAAALKHDHAAGAVGVFHLFRLPTGLTQKVHAHLVADASRIAEVIASRDLCIEALREMAEHGSTDGLGPGARNLGNFSFDDPALTYRLASSYLKAFTEDYQTFPYFTLS, encoded by the coding sequence ATGCATGTATCCGAGACCAATCACCTGGTAACCTCAATGGGTCTGTCAAAGTTGGCCGCCCTTGTCGGCACGCTGGGCAGTTCGGACTACGCCGGATGGTGGAACTGTTCATTCCTCTCCCCTACTGGAATTGCTACCCTGGAGTTCAATTTCCCACGCACTGCCATTTCGGCAGCCGTCAGTGCTACATCGAAGGCAGCCGCACTGAAACATGACCACGCAGCAGGTGCCGTGGGTGTGTTCCACCTGTTCAGACTACCCACCGGATTAACCCAGAAAGTTCATGCCCACCTTGTGGCTGATGCCTCACGTATCGCCGAGGTCATCGCTTCCCGGGACCTTTGTATCGAGGCTCTTCGAGAAATGGCAGAGCACGGCTCCACCGATGGTCTAGGCCCAGGTGCGAGAAACCTGGGTAACTTCAGTTTTGACGATCCAGCCCTCACCTATCGTCTGGCATCATCATATCTCAAAGCTTTCACCGAGGACTACCAGACCTTTCCCTACTTCACGCTTTCATGA
- a CDS encoding DUF1819 family protein — translation MSLTLDTKEQRYTTALSAAQGIIPESLELFDAWYPGEARPDFVNRALSEGMLASATQRRAENILKEGFAARFLSEPAFQSAPALKRLVDGSAPRGILHPIFLIFAIRQHLILREFLTEIYWPRFRAGNDSVNKRDALELIERGEAIGRFKKSWSPTVKNRVGAYVLGIAHDFGLLSEVCGAGGQRRIELFRANLSTALFLAYDLHFQGVGTEAIISHPDWEPLGLSPADVRDELSRLSQRGHLLFQDSGDIASIQWKYSNLEAVADAILAE, via the coding sequence ATGAGCCTGACCTTGGATACCAAAGAACAACGCTACACGACGGCACTTTCAGCAGCACAGGGAATCATACCTGAGTCGCTGGAGTTGTTCGACGCGTGGTATCCAGGCGAGGCACGCCCAGACTTCGTCAATCGAGCGCTGAGCGAGGGCATGTTAGCGTCAGCGACCCAGCGCCGGGCTGAAAATATTTTGAAGGAAGGTTTCGCTGCACGCTTTCTATCAGAACCAGCTTTCCAGTCAGCTCCCGCTTTGAAACGATTGGTGGACGGATCTGCACCACGGGGCATCCTCCATCCAATTTTCCTCATCTTCGCCATCCGTCAGCATTTGATCCTCAGGGAGTTCCTAACCGAGATATACTGGCCTCGTTTCCGTGCTGGAAATGACAGCGTCAACAAGCGAGATGCTCTGGAACTCATCGAGCGGGGCGAAGCTATCGGTCGATTTAAAAAATCATGGTCGCCTACAGTGAAAAATCGAGTCGGTGCCTATGTGCTCGGCATCGCTCACGATTTCGGCCTGCTCTCTGAGGTCTGTGGTGCCGGCGGCCAGCGTCGGATCGAACTTTTTCGCGCCAACCTATCAACCGCACTTTTCCTGGCCTACGATCTCCACTTTCAAGGTGTCGGCACGGAGGCCATCATTTCTCACCCTGACTGGGAGCCGCTCGGACTCAGTCCAGCCGACGTTCGCGACGAACTTTCCCGCTTATCCCAGAGAGGACATCTTCTCTTCCAAGATTCAGGCGACATCGCCTCGATCCAATGGAAATACTCCAACCTCGAAGCCGTAGCCGATGCAATCCTTGCAGAATAA